From the genome of Plasmodium malariae genome assembly, chromosome: 9, one region includes:
- the PmUG01_09011200 gene encoding Plasmodium exported protein, unknown function, whose product MEQKNKLRFSIKIGAFILLTWICHFYSDMGMLNKYILLHNMDKKLDTITYRLLAKHKQENSVNNRWLSNSIPYNGKYEEKYNFNDILTKGKNKKTNDCSINNIKCYEQARKGKSFVYTGRDSYFEKRMLDNIHFLNNFRGVTNANINNLREKTDNNYKAISFLPGFLALVGFPIVLVVCKSTSFNIWTEQTAAQILIAVLFLVVSIFVLLAIAFGCKKIKKHEKSTSIMSEIHNRDYRSFPNL is encoded by the exons atggaacaaaaaaataagttacgCTTTTCTATTAAAATTGGTGCGTTTATCCTTTTAACTTGGATATGTCATTTTTATAGTGATATg GGTATgcttaacaaatatattcttcTACACAACATggataaaaaattagatacaATAACTTATCGATTACTAGCAAAACATAAACAAGAAAATAGTGTAAACAATAGATGGTTAAGTAATAGCATTCCATACAATGGAAAATATGAAgagaaatataattttaatgatatattaaccaaaggtaaaaataaaaaaacaaatgattgttcaataaataatatcaaaTGCTATGAACAAGCAAGAAAGGGTAAATCTTTTGTTTACACTGGAAGAGAttcatattttgaaaaaagaatgcTAGACAATATAcattttctaaataattttaggGGTGTTACGAAtgctaatataaataatttaagagAGAAGAcagataataattataaagcGATTTCTTTTTTGCCAGGTTTTCTTGCATTAGTTGGATTTCCAATAGTTCTTGTGGTGTGTAAATCAacttcttttaatatttggACAGAACAGACCGCTGCACAAATTTTAATTGCAGTATTGTTTTTAGTAGTaagtatttttgttttattagcTATTGCTTTTGGctgcaaaaaaattaaaaaacatgaaAAGTCAACAAGTATAATGAGTGAGATTCATAATAGAGATTATCGTTCTTTCCCTAATTTGTAG